From the Lottiidibacillus patelloidae genome, the window AAGTAAGATCCCTTAGAGATGATGAGGTTGATAGGTCTGGTGTGGAAGCGTGGTAACACGTGAAGCTGACAGATACTAATCGATCGAGGACTTAACCAAATTTTTAAATGTGTGTGATTGTCGTTATCTAGTTTTGAAGGAACGATGTTCCTTTAATTTAATAACTTGTCTGGTAATGATGGCGAAGAGGCCACACCCGTTCCCATACCGAACACGGAAGTTAAGCTCTTCAGCGCCGATGGTAGTTGGGGGCTGTCCCCCTGTGAGAGTAGGACGTTGCCAGGCAATATAAAAAGAAGTTGGATGATATCCAACTTCTTTTTTATTTGTCTATTTCTTTAAAACTGAATGAAATGCTATTTTTTTGTTAATAATTTTATTTGTGGTAAACAAAGTTCATTTAAATACATATGTCATTATTAAGGTGAAAGATTAAAAAATATTTAAGCAATATTCTTGAAAGACTTTTGCATGCCTCGTATAATAGTCTTAAGGTCAAAGATAGTCAAAGTCAAAAGTAGGGGAGGGCCGAATGCGAAATATATCTGATGTTATTGAAGAATATTTAAAAAGTGTTATAAAAAAAAGTGATAGTAGTGTAGTTGAAATAAAAAGAAATGAAATAGCCGATAGGTTTCAATGTGTCCCCTCACAAATAAATTATGTTATTAACACTCGATTTACTATTGAAAAAGGCTATTTAGTAGAAAGTAAACGCGGAGGCGGAGGTTTTATTCGCATCAGTAAAGTAGAAGCAAATAATCAAGCTGATTTACTTGATGACTTGTATCGCATGATTGATAACCGTGTTTCTCAAACTACTTCAGATCACTTTATCATTCGTCTGTTAGAAGAAAGTGTTATTACAAAACGGGAAGCCCAAATAATGCTGAGTGTTTTACACCGAAACGTGCTTAGTGTTGAACTTCCACTTCGTGATGAATTAAGAGCAAAAATGCTAAGAGCTATGGTAATGAGCTTAAGATATAAAATATAGGATC encodes:
- a CDS encoding CtsR family transcriptional regulator → MRNISDVIEEYLKSVIKKSDSSVVEIKRNEIADRFQCVPSQINYVINTRFTIEKGYLVESKRGGGGFIRISKVEANNQADLLDDLYRMIDNRVSQTTSDHFIIRLLEESVITKREAQIMLSVLHRNVLSVELPLRDELRAKMLRAMVMSLRYKI